A genomic window from Punica granatum isolate Tunisia-2019 chromosome 2, ASM765513v2, whole genome shotgun sequence includes:
- the LOC116196997 gene encoding probable protein phosphatase 2C 63 isoform X1 — translation MMALRSCYRPLERCLGRFNGGGDGLLWHMELKPHAHGDYSIAVVQANSSLEDQGQVFTSPSATFVGVYDGHGGPEASRFVNKNLFPYINKFAREQGGLSKDVLKKAFDATEEDFLHLVRRSFPARPQIASVGSCCLVGAITNDVLYVANLGDSRAVLGRRVSEGRNGPVAAERLSTDHNVCVEEVRKEVEALHPDDSHIVMYCHGVWRIKGIIQVSRSIGDVYLKKPEINRDPMFQQFASPIPLKRPVMTAEPSIIKRKLKEEDMFLIFASDGLWEQLSDEAAVEIVFKSPRAGIAKRLVRAALQEAAKKREMRYNDITKIEKGIRRHFHDDITVIVVYLDHHHFSSGNRLKPSKVGCINAPSDIFSLKANDSGGNLLHAGSLDNGR, via the exons aTGATGGCGCTGAGGTCATGTTACAGGCCGCTGGAGAGGTGCTTGGGGAGGTTTAATGGAGGCGGAGATGGGCTGCTCTGGCACATGGAATTGAAGCCTCATGCCCACGGGGACTACTCCATAGCCGTGGTTCAGGCTAACTCGAGCCTTGAGGATCAGGGCcaggtcttcacctctccttCTGCTACCTTTGTCGGGGTGTATGATGGTCATGGTGGACCTGAAGCTTCAAGATTCGTCAACAAGAACCTTTTCCCTTACATCAACA AATTTGCGAGAGAGCAGGGTGGATTATCCAAGGATGTGTTAAAGAAAGCCTTTGATGCGACAGAGGAAGACTTCTTGCATCTCGTGCGCAGATCATTTCCTGCAAGGCCTCAGATTGCTTCGGTGGGTTCTTGCTGTTTGGTTGGTGCAATCACAAATGATGTTCTGTACGTGGCTAATCTCGGGGATTCAAGAGCAGTTCTTGGTCGAAGAGTTTCGGAGGGAAGGAATGGTCCTGTGGCTGCAGAGAGATTGTCGACTGATCACAATGTCTGCGTTGAGGAGGTTAGGAAGGAGGTCGAGGCTCTTCACCCTGATGATTCTCATATCGTGATGTATTGTCATGGAGTTTGGAGAATTAAGGGCATAATACAG GTATCAAGATCTATTGGCGATGTCTATCTGAAGAAACCCGAGATCAACAGAGACCCAATGTTTCAACAGTTTGCCAGTCCAATCCCGTTGAAGAGGCCGGTGATGACAGCAGAACCATCCATTATCAAGAGGAAACTCAAGGAGGAAGACATGTTTCTTATATTTGCATCCGATGGCCTCTGGGAACAGTTGAGTGATGAAGCCGCTGTAGAGATCGTTTTCAAAAGCCCGAGAGCT GGCATAGCGAAGAGGCTGGTGAGAGCAGCACTTCAGGAAGCGGCTAAGAAAAGGGAAATGCGGTACAACGACATAACTAAGATCGAGAAAGGGATAAGGCGCCACTTTCACGATGACATTACCGTGATTGTAGTCTACCTCGACCACCACCATTTCTCTTCAGGCAATCGACTGAAGCCCTCCAAAGTCGGGTGCATCAATGCACCCTCGGACATCTTCTCACTGAAAGCAAACGACTCGGGAGGGAACCTGCTTCACG CCGGTTCTCTGGATAATGGAAGATAA
- the LOC116194100 gene encoding probable prolyl 4-hydroxylase 9 gives MRSKAKSSIPKLGLPLLVFSCLCFFIAGFFASIIFSQDAPAINSRLRMLEVVTEDGVHEPMQHGETGEPSVGSIPFQVLSWKPRALYFPNFATAEQCQAIVKMAKAHLKPSLLALREGETTENTEGIRTSSGTFISASEDQTGTLDYIERKIARVTMIPRTHGEAFNILRYKVGQKYDSHYDAFNPAEYGPQSSQRIASFLLYLSDVEKGGETVFPLENGLKINPGFSYKKCTGLKVKPRRGDGLLFYSVFPNGTIDQSSLHGSCPVIKGEKWVATKWLNDQEEADE, from the exons ATGAGAAGCAAGGCGAAGAGCTCCATACCCAAGCTAGGGCTCCCACTCCTCGTCTTCTCGTGCCTCTGCTTCTTCATCGCCGGCTTCTTCGCTTCCATTATCTTTTCTCAG GATGCGCCCGCTATAAACTCGAGGCTGAGAATGCTTGAAGTAGTGACTGAAGACGGTGTTCACGAACCGATGCAGCATGGTGAAACTGGTGAACCTTCTGTCGGATCGATCCCTTTTcag GTTTTGAGTTGGAAACCCAGGGCTCTTTATTTTCCGAACTTTGCGACTGCAGAACAATGCCAAGCTATTGTGAAAATGGCAAAGGCACACCTGAAACCATCACTTCTGGCTTTGCGGGAGGGAGAAACAACAGAGAACACTGAAGGGATTAGGACAAG TTCGGGGACATTTATTAGTGCATCAGAGGATCAGACTGGAACTTTGGATTATATAGAGCGAAAAATTGCTAGGGTTACAATGATTCCAAGGACACATGGAGAG GCATTCAACATTCTTCGGTACAAGGTGGGGCAGAAGTATGATTCCCATTATGATGCTTTCAATCCTGCCGAATACGGTCCTCAAAGTAGCCAAAGG ATTGCTTCGTTTTTGCTATATCTATCTGACGTAGAAAAAGGCGGAGAAACTGTGTTTCCGCTCGAG AATGGCTTAAAGATAAATCCCGGCTTTAGTTACAAGAAGTGCACTGGATTAAAAGTGAAACCGAGGCGAGGAGATGgacttctgttttattctgtATTCCCCAATGGCACGATTGATCAG TCATCTCTTCACGGAAGCTGTCCAGTGATTAAAGGAGAGAAATGGGTGGCAACTAAGTGGCTTAATGATCAGGAAGAAGCGGATGAATGA
- the LOC116196997 gene encoding probable protein phosphatase 2C 63 isoform X2: MMALRSCYRPLERCLGRFNGGGDGLLWHMELKPHAHGDYSIAVVQANSSLEDQGQVFTSPSATFVGVYDGHGGPEASRFVNKNLFPYINKFAREQGGLSKDVLKKAFDATEEDFLHLVRRSFPARPQIASVGSCCLVGAITNDVLYVANLGDSRAVLGRRVSEGRNGPVAAERLSTDHNVCVEEVRKEVEALHPDDSHIVMYCHGVWRIKGIIQVSRSIGDVYLKKPEINRDPMFQQFASPIPLKRPVMTAEPSIIKRKLKEEDMFLIFASDGLWEQLSDEAAVEIVFKSPRAGIAKRLVRAALQEAAKKREMRYNDITKIEKGIRRHFHDDITVIVVYLDHHHFSSGNRLKPSKVGCINAPSDIFSLKANDSGGNLLHDSRFSG, translated from the exons aTGATGGCGCTGAGGTCATGTTACAGGCCGCTGGAGAGGTGCTTGGGGAGGTTTAATGGAGGCGGAGATGGGCTGCTCTGGCACATGGAATTGAAGCCTCATGCCCACGGGGACTACTCCATAGCCGTGGTTCAGGCTAACTCGAGCCTTGAGGATCAGGGCcaggtcttcacctctccttCTGCTACCTTTGTCGGGGTGTATGATGGTCATGGTGGACCTGAAGCTTCAAGATTCGTCAACAAGAACCTTTTCCCTTACATCAACA AATTTGCGAGAGAGCAGGGTGGATTATCCAAGGATGTGTTAAAGAAAGCCTTTGATGCGACAGAGGAAGACTTCTTGCATCTCGTGCGCAGATCATTTCCTGCAAGGCCTCAGATTGCTTCGGTGGGTTCTTGCTGTTTGGTTGGTGCAATCACAAATGATGTTCTGTACGTGGCTAATCTCGGGGATTCAAGAGCAGTTCTTGGTCGAAGAGTTTCGGAGGGAAGGAATGGTCCTGTGGCTGCAGAGAGATTGTCGACTGATCACAATGTCTGCGTTGAGGAGGTTAGGAAGGAGGTCGAGGCTCTTCACCCTGATGATTCTCATATCGTGATGTATTGTCATGGAGTTTGGAGAATTAAGGGCATAATACAG GTATCAAGATCTATTGGCGATGTCTATCTGAAGAAACCCGAGATCAACAGAGACCCAATGTTTCAACAGTTTGCCAGTCCAATCCCGTTGAAGAGGCCGGTGATGACAGCAGAACCATCCATTATCAAGAGGAAACTCAAGGAGGAAGACATGTTTCTTATATTTGCATCCGATGGCCTCTGGGAACAGTTGAGTGATGAAGCCGCTGTAGAGATCGTTTTCAAAAGCCCGAGAGCT GGCATAGCGAAGAGGCTGGTGAGAGCAGCACTTCAGGAAGCGGCTAAGAAAAGGGAAATGCGGTACAACGACATAACTAAGATCGAGAAAGGGATAAGGCGCCACTTTCACGATGACATTACCGTGATTGTAGTCTACCTCGACCACCACCATTTCTCTTCAGGCAATCGACTGAAGCCCTCCAAAGTCGGGTGCATCAATGCACCCTCGGACATCTTCTCACTGAAAGCAAACGACTCGGGAGGGAACCTGCTTCACG ATAGCCGGTTCTCTGGATAA
- the LOC116197921 gene encoding uncharacterized protein LOC116197921, translated as MDVAFLNVLLEMKRRTHTTTWKTSTWKEITQEMINLFPEKHLCLQKVKEKYQRMKTNFTRFAEILKHTGVGWDADTNTITADSDFWDMIIKKNRAYKTFRSKGCKHYDMQKQLFSSSVATGVLRISSTDPPPTLEEERQLNAEFLSRGKGKQKHHVDLEEGSDESDDPVNVADPILTESRRRVPKRSQSKSSQMQECMDIFRGSFTKNQQHTPQSAKKSKSVSSPEKPEKNSIEEAFNELAKLESRIPQSLFVKAGKALLDPASRRLFMWFKEESRMEWILQLEQP; from the exons ATGGATGTCGCTTTCCTAAACGTACTGCTTGAGATGAAGAGAAGAACACACACTACAACATGGAAGACTAGCACTTGGAAAGAGATCACACAGGAAATGATCAACCTTTTTCCCGAAAAGCATCTGTGCTTGCAGAAGGTGAAGGAAAAGTATCAAAGAATGAAGACAAATTTCACCCGATTTGCTGAAATATTAAAGCATACAGGCGTCGGATGGGATGCTGACACAAACACCATCACCGCCGACTCAGATTTTTGGGATATGATTATAAAG AAGAATAGGGCGTACAAGACTTTCCGGAGTAAGGGATGCAAGCACTACGATATGCAGAAGCAACTGTTTAGTTCTTCCGTGGCCACCGGTGTTCTTCGCATATCCTCGACCGATCCACCACCAACTTTAGAGGAAGAACGGCAGCTGAATGCGGAATTCTTATCTAGGGGGAAGGGAAAGCAGAAACACCATGTCGATCTCGAAGAAGGATCCGACGAGAGTGACGATCCCGTCAATGTTGCAGATCCCATTTTAACCGAGTCTCGACGTCGAGTGCCGAAAAGATCGCAAAGCAAGAGCTCACAAATGCAGGAGTGCATGGACATATTCAGGGGGAGTTTCACGAAAAACCAACAGCACACCCCACAGTCAGCAAAGAAAAGCAAGTCTGTATCGAGCCCCGAAAAACCTGAGAAGAATAGCATCGAGGAAGCCTTCAATGAGTTGGCTAAATTGGAATCGAGAATCCCTCAGTCCTTGTTTGTGAAAGCGGGCAAAGCACTCCTTGATCCGGCCTCCCGAAGGCTTTTCATGTGGTTCAAGGAAGAGTCACGAATGGAATGGATATTGCAGCTGGAGCAACCTTGA
- the LOC116197299 gene encoding probable E3 ubiquitin-protein ligase RHY1A isoform X2, with the protein MTSASELFYNRRSRLSRTAASASSIGDPELGFEYSSDRSLRFSHQNRRQSLSHGHHSHSHDLDGCDPLRRSPLPRHHRFSHSERPSLVLDQTNQQSGTNNSRNAESQRNVRRPGISTSDRLPGSVLLARERLLERLRGVSLSGSRRSSRDPSSTNRIEHAYAEHWRLADAFDWGAEASIQFPSGGSDLNDSTLLSERTISTSTEKPPGLSQEALDQLHVEIFSYYMKEKEGMMERKSQDCSICLENFMEGDKLICLPCEHWFHSTCLDPWVRTCGDCPYCRKGIIAVPTERN; encoded by the exons ATGACGAGCGCTTCTGAGCTGTTCTACAACCGGAGGTCCCGTCTCAGTCGAACGGCAGCTTCTGCTTCGTCGATAGGCGATCCGGAGTTAGGGTTCGAGTATTCGTCCGATCGGAGCCTCCGATTCTCGCACCAAAATCGCCGTCAAAGCCTGAGCCACGGCCACCACAGTCACAGTCATGATTTGGACGGCTGCGATCCCCTTCGTAGGTCCCCGCTTCCCCGCCACCACCGTTTCTCACACTCC GAGCGCCCATCACTGGTGCTTGATCAAACCAATCAGCAGTCTGGTACAAACAATAGCAGAAATGCAGAATCTCAAAGAAATGTAAGGAGACCTGGAATTTCAACAAGTGACAGGCTTCCTGGATCGGTGCTCCTTGCGAGGGAAAGGCTTCTTGAAAGGCTTAGAGGTGTATCTCTTTCTGGATCGAG GCGAAGCAGTAGAGACCCATCAAGCACAAATCGAATTGAGCATGCATACGCTGAGCATTGGAGGCTAGCAGATGCATTTGACTGGGGAGCTGAGGCGTCAATTCAATTTCCTTCTGGTGGCTCTGACTTAAACGACTCAACCTTATTGTCCGAGAGAACAATTTCAACAAGCACAGAGAAGCCACCGGGTCTGTCTCAGGAGGCATTGGACCAATTGCATGTGGAAATCTTCAGCTACTACATGAAGGAAAAGGAAGGCATGATGGAGAGAAAATCACAGGACTGCAGTATTTGTCTCGAGAATTTCATGGAAGGAGATAAGCTCATCTGCTTGCCGTGCGAGCATTGGTTTCACTCAACCTGCTTGGATCCATGGGTTCGAACCTGTGGAGACTGCCCATATTGTCGTAAAGGTATTATTGCAGTTCCTACCGAGAGAAACTAG
- the LOC116193590 gene encoding LOW QUALITY PROTEIN: uncharacterized protein LOC116193590 (The sequence of the model RefSeq protein was modified relative to this genomic sequence to represent the inferred CDS: deleted 1 base in 1 codon; substituted 1 base at 1 genomic stop codon) translates to MDLGCLDLGCIPLSDKPSPDLAPDEGRGSPVPSPTAVITMSASSKAGKSKMMKETGQSTNCLSKVSSQIRKPPRRKTSPVNWFPRKKVDSYLERKIKMLQEMDGVNLTLDETLGDANPHYCRVLREKIAVREAAHKAMEARKAALVEASWCRILRAARIQTKEAEALLEKAEKTAIEAFEAATAVGVIMYDKPNCPQKPSKVELSSVEGGFTTHTVTASFETAFEVDREVAAAVKAALVRLANCPFFSSKVEFKELLHKIRQNPDEDDCHKEQLEASSECESESGSDFERASLSSYDPTDLNLITEKPVEGTKQRKSKRRQSFEKLNTEKIVNMMFERLKGLQENDISSLATIVATCGLNAALAEVESKKSHEPGASCEHTNNSRRMSSCGVGSGRNYYLKRFTKRSQTESELPSLDKFLVKHETKLEKEVREARDHKSNQARDEATVASNSSDISVHSELPDLEKFLVKHTSKLEREVLEAKASKTSTDVRKVVEQEVGEVLDNGSDMRRRNSEKGVPEVPSLDKVLLKHVSRLEREVLEARNRRTELVGKENMKSNLADGEVREGSVDKILVKPVHRLEKDKQQALSSGTNYEYQKHQKKQGRDGNCATDCESLDKVLVRHVSRLERENEDQTRGLFAKSQKEXSNKHSWEEEKDGLDHIFVRHKSRLEREKAASHLEPREDTKLSISRKAARENELQEAWGGMSLGNVMRSDSNMHSQEEEKDGLGHILLRHKSRLEREKAASHLEPREDTKLSISRKAARENELQEAWGGMSLGNVMRSDSNMHSQEEEKDGLGHILLRHKSRLEREKAASHPEPREETKLSISRKAAREKELQEAWGGMSLGNVMRSDSNMHSQEEEKDGLDHILLRHKLRLEREKAASHPEPREETKLSISRKAAREKELQEAWGGTSLGNAMRPHLSKLELDKAAWIKAEEEERRKALKGM, encoded by the exons ATGGATTTGGGCTGCTTGGACCTCGGCTGCATCCCACTCTCGGATAAGCCAAGTCCCGATCTTGCCCCCGACgagggaagaggaagcccCGTCCCTTCGCCGACTGCTGTTATCACTATGAGTGCGTCCTCCAAGGCCGGAAAG AGTAAGATGATGAAGGAGACAGGCCAATCAACAAACTGCCTTAGCAAAGTCTCATCGCAAATCAGGAAGCCCCCTCGTCGTAAAACTTCTCCAGTTAATTGGTTTCCACGGAAGAAGGTGGACTCCTACTTAGAGAGGAAAATAAAGATGCTGCAG GAAATGGACGGTGTGAATTTAACTCTCGATGAAACTCTAGGAGATGCAAATCCTCATTACTGCAGAGTTTTGAGAGAAAAGATTGCAGTAAGAGAGGCAGCACATAAGGCAATGGAGGCCCGGAAAGCTGCTTTGGTGGAAGCATCTTGGTGTCGAATACTCCGAGCAGCCAG GATACAAACAAAGGAAGCAGAAGCACTGTTGGAAAAGGCAGAGAAGACAGCAATTGAAGCTTTTGAAGCAGCAACAGCAGTGGGAGTGATCATGTATGATAAGCCAAACTGCCCCCAGAAGCCTTCTAAGGTTGAATTGTCTTCAGTAGAAGGAGGATTTACTACCCACACTGTGACAGCATCTTTTGAAACAGCATTTGAGGTGGACAGAGAAGTAGCAGCTGCAGTCAAAGCTGCTTTGGTTAGGCTTGCCAATTGCCCTTTCTTCAGCAGTAAAGTTGAATTTAAAGAGTTGCTGCATAAAATCAGGCAAAACCCAGACGAAGATGATTGTCATAAGGAACAGTTGGAGGCGTCTTCAGAATGTGAATCGGAGTCAGGGTCAGATTTTGAAAGAGCTTCTCTAAGCAGTTATGATCCTACTGATCTTAACTTGATTACTGAGAAACCAGTTGAAGGGACGAAACAGAGGAAATCTAAGAGAAGGCAGTCTTTTGAGAAGCTGAACACGGAAAAGATTGTTAATATGATGTTTGAGAGGCTCAAAGGTTTGCAGGAAAATGACATTTCTTCACTGGCTACAATAGTTGCAACATGTGGTTTAAATGCTGCCCTTGCTGAAGTAGAGAGCAAGAAGTCTCATGAGCCTGGGGCTTCTTGTGAGCATACCAATAATTCCCGCAGAATGTCATCATGTGGAGTGGGAAGTGGTAGAAATTATTATCTCAAAAGGTTCACAAAGAGAAGTCAAACAGAGTCTGAACTCCCGAGCCTGGACAAGTTTTTGGTCAAGCACGAGACAAAGCTTGAAAAAGAAGTCCGAGAAGCCAGGGATCATAAGAGTAACCAGGCTAGGGATGAAGCAACAGTGGCTAGTAACAGTAGTGACATAAGCGTGCACTCAGAACTTCCTGATCTAGAGAAGTTCTTAGTAAAGCATACGTCAAAACTCGAGAGAGAGGTGCTAGAAGCCAAGGCTAGTAAGACTTCTACGGATGTTAGGAAAGTCGTAGAACAAGAGGTAGGGGAAGTTTTAGATAATGGCTCTGATATGAGACGTCGGAATTCAGAGAAAGGTGTCCCCGAGGTTCCCAGCCTAGACAAGGTTCTTCTGAAACATGTCTCAAGGCTTGAAAGAGAAGTCTTAGAAGCAAGGAACAGGAGGACTGAACTTGTCGGGAAAGAAAATATGAAGTCGAATCTGGCTGACGGGGAAGTGAGGGAAGGTAGCGTTGATAAGATCTTAGTCAAGCCCGTGCACCGTCTAGAGAAGGACAAACAGCAAGCTCTTTCTTCTGGAACCAATTATGAATATCAGAAGCACCAAAAGAAGCAAGGAAGAGATGGAAATTGTGCCACCGACTGTGAGAGTTTGGACAAAGTTTTGGTGAGGCATGTGTCTCGACTGGAAAGAGAGAATGAAGATCAAACCAGAGGACTTTTTGCCAAAAGCCAAAAGGAATGA TCAAATAAGCACTCatgggaagaagaaaaagacgGCCTCGACCATATTTTCGTGAGACACAAGTCGAGGCTCGAGAGGGAAAAGGCAGCATCTCATCTAGAGCCACGAGAGGACACCAAGCTCTCGATTTCGCGTAAAGCAGCACGGGAAAATGAGTTGCAGGAAGCTTGGGGAGGTATGAGCCTGGGGAATGTCATGAGGAGCGATTCAAATATGCACTcgcaggaagaagaaaaagacgGCCTCGGCCATATTTTGTTGAGGCACAAGTCGAGGCTCGAAAGGGAAAAGGCAGCATCTCATCTAGAGCCACGAGAGGACACCAAGCTCTCGATTTCGCGTAAAGCAGCACGGGAAAATGAGTTGCAGGAAGCTTGGGGAGGTATGAGCCTGGGGAATGTCATGAGGAGCGATTCAAATATGCACTcgcaggaagaagaaaaagacgGCCTCGGCCATATTTTGTTGAGGCACAAGTCGAGGCTCGAGAGGGAAAAGGCAGCATCTCATCCGGAGCCACGAGAGGAGACCAAGCTCTCGATTTCACGTAAAGCAGCACGGGAAAAGGAGTTGCAGGAAGCTTGGGGAGGTATGAGCTTGGGGAATGTCATGAGGAGTGATTCAAATATGCACTcacaggaagaagaaaaagacgGCCTCGACCATATTTTGTTGAGGCACAAGTTGAGGCTCGAGAGGGAAAAGGCAGCGTCTCATCCGGAGCCACGAGAGGAGACCAAGCTCTCGATTTCACGTAAAGCAGCACGGGAAAAGGAGTTGCAGGAAGCTTGGGGTGGTACGAGCTTGGGGAATGCCATGAGGCCGCACCTCTCGAAACTCGAACTAGATAAA GCTGCCTGGATCAAAGCTGAAGAGGAGGAAAGGAGAAAAGCTCTCAAGGGGATGTAA
- the LOC116197299 gene encoding probable E3 ubiquitin-protein ligase RHY1A isoform X1 — translation MTSASELFYNRRSRLSRTAASASSIGDPELGFEYSSDRSLRFSHQNRRQSLSHGHHSHSHDLDGCDPLRRSPLPRHHRFSHSVSLTIERPSLVLDQTNQQSGTNNSRNAESQRNVRRPGISTSDRLPGSVLLARERLLERLRGVSLSGSRRSSRDPSSTNRIEHAYAEHWRLADAFDWGAEASIQFPSGGSDLNDSTLLSERTISTSTEKPPGLSQEALDQLHVEIFSYYMKEKEGMMERKSQDCSICLENFMEGDKLICLPCEHWFHSTCLDPWVRTCGDCPYCRKGIIAVPTERN, via the exons ATGACGAGCGCTTCTGAGCTGTTCTACAACCGGAGGTCCCGTCTCAGTCGAACGGCAGCTTCTGCTTCGTCGATAGGCGATCCGGAGTTAGGGTTCGAGTATTCGTCCGATCGGAGCCTCCGATTCTCGCACCAAAATCGCCGTCAAAGCCTGAGCCACGGCCACCACAGTCACAGTCATGATTTGGACGGCTGCGATCCCCTTCGTAGGTCCCCGCTTCCCCGCCACCACCGTTTCTCACACTCCGTAAGCCTAACGATT GAGCGCCCATCACTGGTGCTTGATCAAACCAATCAGCAGTCTGGTACAAACAATAGCAGAAATGCAGAATCTCAAAGAAATGTAAGGAGACCTGGAATTTCAACAAGTGACAGGCTTCCTGGATCGGTGCTCCTTGCGAGGGAAAGGCTTCTTGAAAGGCTTAGAGGTGTATCTCTTTCTGGATCGAG GCGAAGCAGTAGAGACCCATCAAGCACAAATCGAATTGAGCATGCATACGCTGAGCATTGGAGGCTAGCAGATGCATTTGACTGGGGAGCTGAGGCGTCAATTCAATTTCCTTCTGGTGGCTCTGACTTAAACGACTCAACCTTATTGTCCGAGAGAACAATTTCAACAAGCACAGAGAAGCCACCGGGTCTGTCTCAGGAGGCATTGGACCAATTGCATGTGGAAATCTTCAGCTACTACATGAAGGAAAAGGAAGGCATGATGGAGAGAAAATCACAGGACTGCAGTATTTGTCTCGAGAATTTCATGGAAGGAGATAAGCTCATCTGCTTGCCGTGCGAGCATTGGTTTCACTCAACCTGCTTGGATCCATGGGTTCGAACCTGTGGAGACTGCCCATATTGTCGTAAAGGTATTATTGCAGTTCCTACCGAGAGAAACTAG
- the LOC116195048 gene encoding UPF0481 protein At3g47200-like translates to MRNALKKAIGYMHFPSFNRRFSSGQHARAMQGTSHTNHIQNIRRADRIYEISNMVAENINRVSISLPKSHIFRVHHQLRVVNEKEYEPVLVSIGPYHHGKSNLQHMEEHKLRYLSQLIKRRERKGITRSDQLNKYLTTLEELEDQARCGYDDAIPLEPNKFLEMMLLDGCFIIELFREFSRDEKERDPFLKADWVHNALARDLTLLENQLPFSVLKSLHHEISDEPDLFQLIFTALDYLPAYSNLPPRQSQKEKSIARQSISDLAKQPILPAKSASSKRRHLNPEKLNDIKHLLDLVRKFMLVEETLEMGSQTPQGAHQVKRAVSRDCINKRRKKFSHSAIELRESGVTFRSVEKGKFYDIRFKNGILEIPVIRITDNMETLFRNLIAYEEHAPGNAIKYISDYMAFVDGLINSPKDVELLRRKGIIENLMGDDEAVSTMFSQMNKNTVVTPDFYYDDIIKDLTSYCQKPWNTSKAKLKRNHFDCPLAIMSIVVAFLLLAMDVTQTAYTVWSYYEQIKPQADEQIELQPLADERIEPRADEKIEPRANEHTEPRADEQIDQRAE, encoded by the exons ATGAGGAATGCCCTGAAGAAAGCCATCGGATATATGCACTTTCCCTCTTTCAACCGCAGGTTCAGTTCCGGCCAACATGCTCGAGCAATGCAAGGAACAAGTCACACGAACCACATCCAG AATATCAGGAGAGCTGATCGTATATATGAGATTTCAAATATGGTTGCTGAGAATATCAACCGTGTGTCCATATCTCTGCCAAAGAGTCACATATTCAGGGTTCATCATCAACTACGTGTTGTGAATGAGAAGGAGTACGAGCCTGTCTTGGTTTCCATTGGCCCTTACCACCATGGCAAGAGCAATCTCCAACATATGGAGGAACATAAACTGCGGTATCTAAGCCAATTGATCAAACGTAGAGAAAGAAAGGGTATAACTAGGTCGGACCAATTAAACAAGTATCTTACGACTCTCGAAGAATTGGAAGACCAAGCCCGTTGCGGCTATGATGACGCCATCCCCCTCGAGCCAAATAAGTTCCTAGAGATGATGCTGCTCGATGGTTGCTTTATCATCGAGCTGTTCCGTGAGTTCTCAAGAGATGAGAAAGAAAGGGACCCTTTCCTCAAGGCAGACTGGGTACATAATGCTCTCGCACGAGATTTAACCTTGCTTGAAAATCAGCTTCCATTTTCCGTCCTGAAAAGCTTGCACCATGAGATCTCTGACGAGCCCGACCTCTTTCAACTTATTTTCACTGCTTTGGATTATCTTCCCGCGTATTCTAACTTACCTCCACGTCAAAGCCAGAAAGAAAAGAGTATTGCTCGGCAAAGTATTTCCGACCTTGCCAAACAACCAATACTCCCAGCTAAATCTGCTTCCTCCAAAAGGAGACACCTAAATCCGGAAAAGCTTAACGATATCAAGCATCTCCTGGATCTTGTACGGAAGTTTATGCTTGTGGAAGAGACCTTGGAGATGGGAAGTCAGACCCCGCAAGGAGCCCACCAAGTGAAAAGAGCTGTTAGTAGAGATTGCATAAATAAGAGGAGAAAGAAGTTTTCACATTCGGCCATAGAGTTGAGAGAATCAGGGGTCACATTTAGGAGTGTGGAGAAAGGGAAGTTCTACGATATCCGATTTAAAAATGGCATCTTGGAGATTCCTGTCATTCGAATCACAGACAACATGGAGACATTGTTCCGGAATCTGATTGCATACGAGGAGCACGCTCCTGGTAATGCCATTAAGTATATATCCGATTACATGGCTTTTGTGGATGGACTAATCAATTCCCCCAAGGATGTGGAATTACTCCGTCGTAAAGGGATCATTGAGAACTTGATGGGTGATGATGAAGCAGTCTCCACGATGTTCAGTCAGATGAACAAGAACACGGTCGTGACACCAGATTTTTACTATGATGATATTATCAAGGATCTGACATCATATTGCCAGAAGCCCTGGAATACTTCAAAGGCGAAGTTGAAGAGAAATCATTTTGATTGTCCATTGGCAATCATGTCAATTGTTGTAGCCTTTCTATTACTTGCTATGGATGTAACACAAACAGCTTACACAGTTTGGTCATACTATGAGCAGATTAAGCCGCAGGCTGATGAGCAGATTGAGCTGCAGCCGCTGGCTGATGAGCGGATAGAGCCGCGGGCTGATGAGAAGATTGAGCCGCGGGCTAATGAGCACACTGAGCCGCGGGCTGATGAGCAGATTGATCAGAGGGCTGAGTAG